In Bufo gargarizans isolate SCDJY-AF-19 chromosome 5, ASM1485885v1, whole genome shotgun sequence, the following are encoded in one genomic region:
- the ZNF521 gene encoding zinc finger protein 521 isoform X3: protein MQVHERNKDCSQSGARMEDWKMKDTQKCSQCEEGFDFPEDLQKHIAECHPECSPNDDRAALQCMYCHELFVEETSLLNHMEQIHSNEKKNSCSICSENFHSIEELYSHMDSHQHPESCNPSNSPSLVTVGYTSVSSTTPDSNLSVDSSTMVDVAPPLPKSRGRKRASQQAGDVNAPSNKQAKVTYSCIYCSKQLFSSLAVLQIHLKTMHLDKPEQAHICQYCLEVLPSLYNLNEHLKQVHETQDPGLIVSSMPAMVYQCNFCSEIFNDLNMLQEHIRSSHGFPNPVAKDSNAFFCPHCYMGFLTDSSLEEHIRQVHCELSSSRFGSPVLGTPKEPVVEVYSCSYCTNSPIFNSVLKLNKHIKENHKNIPLALNYIHNGKKSRALSPLSPVTLDQSSLKMMQTIGGNPSRPAGEYICNQCGAKYSSLDGFQTHLKTHLDTVLPKLTCPQCNKDFPNQESLLKHVTIHFMITSTYYICESCDKQFTSVDDLQKHLLDMHTFVFFRCTLCQEVFDSKVSIQLHLAVKHSNEKKVYRCTSCNWDFRTETDLQLHVKHNHLENQGKIHKCIFCGESFGTEVELQCHITTHSKKYNCKFCSKAFHAIILLEKHLREKHCVFEAKTQNCGTNGAPEQVQKEEVELQTLLTNNQESHNSHDGSEEDIDTSETMYGCDICGAAYTMESLLQNHQLRDHNIRPGESAIVKKKAELIKGNYKCNVCSRTFFSESGLREHMQTHLGPVKHYMCPICGERFPSLLTLTEHKVTHSKSLDTGNCRICKLPLHSEEDFLEHCQMHPDLRNSLTGFRCVVCMQTVTSTLELKIHGTFHMQKTGNGSAIQSTGRAPNLQKLFKCASCLKEFRSKQDLVKLDINGLPYGLCAMCVNLSKSASPTANVILSTNRPSLGQTDNAPCVDGKNKASVLKTRCSSCNVKFESESELQNHIQTVHREPGSENNSQLKTPQVSPMPRISPSQSEEKKTYQCIKCQMVFYNEWDIQVHVANHMIGTVYSEDKIQPSNNEGLNHECKLCSQSFDSPAKLQCHLIEHSFEGMGGTFKCPVCFTVFVQANKLQQHIFSAHGQEDKIYDCTQCPQKFFFQTELQNHTMTQHSS from the exons ATGCAAGTACATGAAAGAAATAAAGATTGTTCACAATCTGGTGCAAGAATGGAGGACTGGAAAATGAAGGACACCCAAAAATGCAGTCAATGTGAAGAGGGGTTTGATTTTCCTGAGGATCTTCAGAAACATATAGCTGAATGTCACCCTGAATGTTCTCCAAATGATGATAGAGCTGCTCTCCAATGTATGTATTGCCATGAACTTTTTGTTGAAGAAACCTCTCTTTTGAATCACATGGAGCAAATTCACAGCAATGAGAAGAAAAACTCTTGCAGCATTTGTTCAGAAAATTTCCACAGCATTGAGGAGCTCTATAGCCATATGGATAGTCATCAACACCCAGAATCCTGTAATCCAAGCAACAGTCCCTCTTTAGTTACTGTAGGCTATACATCGGTGTCAAGTACCACCCCTGATTCAAACCTGTCTGTGGACAGTTCTACAATGGTAGATGTTGCCCCACCACTACCTAAAAGTCGTGGGAGGAAAAGAGCTTCTCAGCAAGCTGGTGATGTCAATGCCCCTTCAAACAAGCAAGCTAAAGTCACATACAGCTGTATCTACTGCAGCAAGCAGCTATTTTCTAGTCTTGCTGTCCTGCAGATACATCTTAAAACTATGCATTTAGACAAACCAGAACAGGCTCATATCTGCCAGTACTGCTTAGAAGTATTACCTTCTCTCTATAATCTAAATGAACATCTCAAACAGGTACATGAAACTCAGGATCCAGGTTTAATTGTTTCTTCTATGCCTGCCATGGTGTATCAATGCAACTTTTGCTCTGAAATATTCAATGACCTTAACATGCTCCAAGAGCACATTAGAAGTTCACATGGGTTTCCAAATCCAGTTGCAAAAGACAGTAATGCATTCTTTTGTCCCCATTGCTACATGGGATTTCTCACAGACTCTTCTTTAGAGGAGCACATTCGTCAAGTTCATTGTGAGCTCAGCAGTTCACGTTTTGGTTCTCCGGTGTTGGGTACCCCAAAAGAGCCAGTGGTTGAAGTATACTCTTGCTCATATTGTACCAATTCACCTATCTTTAATAGTGTTCTTAAATTAAACAAGCATATCAAGGAAAATCACAAGAACATTCCGCTGGCATTAAATTACATCCATAATGGGAAGAAATCTAGGGCTCTGAGTCCCTTATCTCCTGTTACTTTGGATCAATCCTCCTTAAAGATGATGCAGACCATTGGTGGCAATCCTTCAAGACCTGCAGGCGAGTACATCTGCAATCAGTGTGGTGCCAAGTATTCATCCCTCGACGGTTTTCAGACTCACTTAAAAACTCATCTTGATACCGTTCTGCCAAAATTGACATGCCCCCAGTGCAACAAAGATTTTCCAAACCAAGAATCTCTTTTAAAGCATGTTACTATTCACTTTATGATCACATCTACATATTATATTTGTGAAAGTTGTGACAAACAGTTTACTTCAGTAGATGATTTGCAGAAGCACTTACTAGACATGCATACATTCGTTTTCTTCCGTTGTACACTATGTCAGGAAGTGTTTGACTCCAAAGTCTCCATTCAGCTTCACTTGGCGGTGAAACACAGCAATGAAAAGAAGGTATACCGTTGCACTTCCTGTAACTGGGACTTTCGCACAGAAACTGACTTACAGCTTCACGTAAAGCACAACCACCTGGAGAACCAGGGAAAAATCCATAAGTGCATTTTCTGTGGCGAGTCCTTTGGCACAGAAGTAGAGCTACAGTGTCACATTACCACCCACAGCAAAAAATATAATTGCAAATTTTGCAGCAAAGCTTTTCATGCCatcattttattagaaaaacacttGAGGGAAAAACATTGTGTGTTTGAAGCCAAAACACAAAACTGTGGAACCAATGGAGCTCCAGAACAAGTTCAGAAAGAGGAAGTAGAACTTCAGACCTTGCTGACAAACAATCAAGAGTCTCATAATAGTCATGATGGCAGTGAAGAAGATATTGATACCTCTGAAACAATGTATGGCTGTGATATATGTGGTGCTGCCTACACCATGGAATCTCTTTTGCAGAATCACCAACTCCGAGATCACAATATCCGACCTGGAGAAAGTGCAATTGTCAAGAAAAAAGCTGAGTTAATTAAAGGAAATTATAAGTGCAATGTCTGTTCTCGTACATTTTTTTCTGAAAGTGGTCTGAGAGAGCACATGCAGACACATCTTGGTCCAGTAAAGCATTACATGTGTCCCATATGTGGAGAACGTTTCCCATCTTTGCTAACTCTTACAGAACACAAAGTCACACACAGTAAGAGTCTGGACACTGGGAACTGCAGAATTTGCAAACTTCCTCTACATAGTGAGGAGGATTTCTTAGAACATTGTCAAATGCATCCAGATCTAAGAAATTCATTGACAGGGTTTCGTTGTGTGGTATGCATGCagacagtgacatccacactggAGCTTAAGATTCATGGCACATTTCATATGCAGAAAACTGGAAACGGATCTGCAATTCAATCCACTGGTCGTGCACCCAACCTACAGAAGTTGTTCAAGTGTGCTTCTTGTCTAAAAGAGTTTCGCTCTAAACAGGACTTGGTGAAGCTTGATATCAATGGTTTGCCCTACGGCCTTTGTGCTATGTGTGTTAATCTTAGTAAAAGTGCCAGTCCAACTGCCAATGTCATTCTAAGCACTAATAGGCCTTCTCTAGGTCAGACTGACAATGCACCCTGTGTAGATGGTAAAAATAAAGCCTCTGTACTGAAGACCCGATGCTCTAGTTGCAATGTTAAATTTGAATCTGAAAGTGAACTTCAAAATCACATTCAGACGGTCCACAGAGAGCCTGGGTCTGAAAACAATTCTCAGCTGAAAACGCCACAAGTGTCACCAATGCCCCGCATCAGCCCTTCTCAGTCTGAAGAG AAGAAAACCTATCAATGCATCAAGTGCCAGATGGTGTTCTACAATGAATGGGATATCCAGGTCCATGTTGCAAATCACATGATAG
- the LOC122938589 gene encoding barrier-to-autointegration factor-like protein: MSHTSQKHRDFVSEPMGDKPIIAVAGIGEVLGGKLEEQGFDKAYLLLGQFLKKDSDDLFKEWLKDFCWANSRQAELCSSCLKEWCSSFL, encoded by the coding sequence ATGTCTCACACATCACAGAAGCATCGGGACTTTGTCTCTGAGCCTATGGGCGATAAGCCAATTATAGCTGTGGCTGGTATTGGAGAAGTTCTTGGTGGCAAATTGGAAGAGCAAGGCTTTGATAAGGCTTATTTGCTTCTGGGGCAGTTTCTAAAGAAAGATTCAGACGACCTCTTTAAAGAATGGCTAAAGGATTTCTGTTGGGCCAATTCCCGACAAGCAGAGCTATGTTCTTCCTGTCTGAAGGAATGGTGTTCATCTTTCCTGTGA